GGAACTGATTGCTTTTAATTTCTGTGAACCCATTTTACTTGCATTTGGCGATTGGAATGCCGGGGAGGatggaggttcttggaagcaagcTATTAAAGCCCCATTCTGGATATTGATTTCTCTTGTTTTCTGGAACTTTTTGCAGATCACCAGCTAAATCCCGATCCCCTGTCGCTGCATCTGTAAGTATTCTCAATCGTACTTTCGCAATATCTGTTTATGAAACTTACCTTAGTTGTTTTTGCTCAGCCCGTCGTCAATGGTGAAGCAGTAAGCCCCAAGAGGGATCCAAGCAAGAGCCCATCACGTTCCCGGTCtcctgatgtaatataactcttgTACTTGTGTTCACTTATTGTCGATTGGGAAGTGTTTGTTGCTCTTATACTAAGTATCCAATTGCATTTTCAGGCCAAATCAGAGTAAAACTGATGCGAGGTTAGGGGCGGTGAGAGGCGGAGCCATggtcttcaaattcttcatattttgTCTTCGCCGACTTCTGCATCCGCTGTTATAGTACTATCTCTGTGTTCGGTTATTCTAGGTTCCTTTGTTTCTGTAAAAACTTGTTTGGATGGATTCTTGAGATTTATGTACTCTTTTCATTGTCAGCATTTTTACTTGGATTATTATCTATGGTCGTTGACTCGGAAGATATTTGAATACAGTAACATTGCCGTTTGTAATGCTGAAAATACAACCTGGATTTGAGGTATTGGTTCAGTTTTCGCGACACTGTTTACATAGTACTATTTGTTTGACATCACTTGCACGCACACAAAACTACGGATTTTACAAGAGATACAACAGGATCGGCGCCACAATGACGCGATCATTTCTTGGTCTTGGGCTGCTTGACTATCATGACGGAGCAGTGCGCATGGTGGGCGCAGTAGTCGCTCACGCTCCCGAGAAATGCCCTGCAAGAAGCGTCCATGTTCAGATAAAACCCATGGCTATTAGCCAGCAGCATGCGGAACAGATCATCAGTTAATTACCTCTTGATTGCACCGTAGCCatggctgccgacgacgagcagatcGGCGTGGTGCTTGTCGACGGCGTCGCAGAGCACGTACCTCGCCTCTCCTTCCATCACCTCTATCAGACCATGCACCTGCGATTTGGCATGAGCAGTACACTTTGAGCAAATGTCTCCGATCGAGCAATGCGGTGAACGGTGGTCGTGGCTGTTACCGAGTTGGCGACGCAGAGGCGTCGCGCCCTGTCAACGACGTCCTCGGCCCTCTTCCGCAGGTCCGCATCCACCACCCTCACCACGTCCCCGGCGGCGGCTGAAAATTCCGAAGCAGAGAGACGGAATCAAGCCATGTTTTCCCCTTAAAAAAGGCTACAAAATGGGTCTATGGCAGGCACCAGGGCTGCCGAAGGTGACGACGGAGGACGCGGGCGGCTTGGCGTGGACGACGACGAGCTCGGCCGCCACGCCGGCCGTCGCCGCGTGCCGCACGGCCCACTCGAGCGCGCGGTAGCTGTGGTCGCTGTCGTCCACGGCCACCAGCACCACCGTCTTCTTCCTACTGCCATCCTCCGCCGCAGGCGCAGTCTTGGTTTCCGCCATCGCAAGGAAACTATTGCTTTTGGTTGGCAGGTTTGCTGTGTGTGATCTGATGAGCAGCGCCATCGAGGGGCGTACATATAGGGCCACGGCCAAAAACCGGAATGGATGGATCATGGACAGTGGATACTGGTGGCGGCAGCCGGCAGGGTGCCCCGGTTTTCGCTTCGTTTGGCTGTTGGTTTTAGCTCCAGCTTTGCAACTTCCGTCCTGCGGCTGCTGGATAGCGACCCGCTAATAGTACAGCCACTCAGCCAACCAGTGCGTGCTGACTGCGACCGTTAGTTTTTCAGTTTCTGCTCCCGGAACCTGTGATTAGCCATAGTAGGCGTAGTAAGATACTTACTGGTCAACACACACACGCTTTACTTTTAAGTTGTACACGGAAGAAGATTACATAGTCTCGTATAGCGCGGAAGTGCTATTTTGATCCCGAGCTCACATGCCCCCGCCTCTTTTTTCAGCAACACCGCTTCCGATTATTGCAGTGGTCGGTAATAAGTAATAACACGGTCGCAGAAACGAAGTTTACAAGCAGCAGCATACATtgtccataatgtaagacgttttttggcactacATTTGCGTGCATTGTCCTCGAGTCCTCATGTACTTGGGTGCA
The window above is part of the Triticum aestivum cultivar Chinese Spring chromosome 2A, IWGSC CS RefSeq v2.1, whole genome shotgun sequence genome. Proteins encoded here:
- the LOC123187532 gene encoding universal stress protein PHOS34, translated to MIHPFRFLAVALYVRPSMALLIRSHTANLPTKSNSFLAMAETKTAPAAEDGSRKKTVVLVAVDDSDHSYRALEWAVRHAATAGVAAELVVVHAKPPASSVVTFGSPAAAGDVVRVVDADLRKRAEDVVDRARRLCVANSVHGLIEVMEGEARYVLCDAVDKHHADLLVVGSHGYGAIKRAFLGSVSDYCAHHAHCSVMIVKQPKTKK